A section of the Pseudomonas tritici genome encodes:
- a CDS encoding EscI/YscI/HrpB family type III secretion system inner rod protein — protein MKTTEAVRSTRSGFAANEADLASLASHSDVDFFKSALAHSSQPITALLQNSNILTVASSELSSTTDQLKKTLKGISKKGNEELLGKFPNQLSNALFQSQILVKSLGKTTQCIDKICNLQ, from the coding sequence ATGAAAACTACAGAAGCTGTAAGATCAACGCGTAGTGGTTTCGCCGCTAATGAGGCAGACCTCGCCTCTCTGGCATCCCATTCGGATGTGGACTTCTTCAAATCGGCACTTGCACACTCAAGCCAGCCGATTACTGCCCTCTTGCAAAACTCAAATATATTAACTGTCGCGTCCTCAGAGCTTTCTAGTACAACAGACCAACTCAAAAAGACCCTGAAGGGTATAAGCAAGAAGGGCAATGAAGAACTGCTCGGCAAATTCCCGAACCAACTGTCCAATGCGTTGTTTCAGTCGCAAATCCTGGTGAAGAGCCTTGGCAAAACAACCCAATGTATCGACAAGATTTGTAATTTGCAGTAG
- the sctL gene encoding type III secretion system stator protein SctL, with the protein MFCRRTIEVQKDNLELAQTLISRQTLADFSQGSQLLSHATAQANKLLTEANEEREAMLERAAFEIWQRADAQFKRWESERQRMCDDLERYATSVVNQAINRLLDDTAEPKRLAALLRHLIAVQLPEVSATLLCHPLETEIVKRCFAHQRSTLWKLQPDETVEPQTLVLKTDEGDFRISWSSMLEALGQH; encoded by the coding sequence ATGTTCTGCCGACGCACAATTGAAGTTCAAAAGGACAACCTTGAGTTGGCGCAAACCCTCATCTCGCGCCAGACGCTTGCTGACTTCTCGCAGGGCAGCCAACTACTGAGCCACGCCACGGCACAAGCCAATAAGCTGCTGACTGAAGCTAATGAAGAACGTGAAGCAATGCTGGAGAGGGCTGCGTTTGAAATATGGCAACGCGCGGACGCCCAGTTCAAGCGCTGGGAAAGTGAACGTCAGAGAATGTGCGACGACTTGGAAAGGTACGCCACCTCAGTCGTCAATCAAGCCATCAACAGACTGCTTGACGATACCGCAGAACCGAAACGTCTGGCAGCTCTGCTCAGGCATCTTATAGCGGTTCAGCTCCCAGAAGTCAGCGCGACACTACTCTGCCATCCCCTTGAAACAGAGATCGTAAAACGATGCTTCGCCCACCAGAGGTCCACGCTCTGGAAGCTTCAACCTGACGAAACTGTCGAGCCTCAAACGCTAGTGCTTAAAACAGATGAGGGAGACTTCCGTATCAGCTGGAGTTCAATGCTTGAAGCGCTTGGACAACATTAG
- a CDS encoding transcriptional regulator, whose translation MPDYKRQVFLENLVSGAAAHLSLAPGIKVCTLPAGNRPGLALQVAREALQAGQLQRALERRFEQAVAFDGCFIYLDAKGHLVIWHALPATNATLDRILSRMLSLANLQALDR comes from the coding sequence ATGCCCGACTATAAGCGCCAGGTATTTCTGGAAAACCTGGTGAGCGGCGCTGCCGCTCACTTGTCCCTCGCGCCCGGTATCAAGGTGTGCACACTGCCCGCCGGAAATCGCCCAGGGCTGGCCCTGCAAGTCGCTCGCGAAGCGTTGCAGGCCGGGCAATTGCAGCGAGCGTTGGAGCGACGTTTTGAACAGGCGGTGGCGTTCGATGGCTGTTTTATCTACCTCGACGCCAAAGGCCATTTGGTGATCTGGCATGCATTGCCGGCAACGAACGCCACCCTCGACAGGATCCTCAGCCGAATGCTGTCGCTGGCCAATCTGCAAGCCTTGGACAGGTGA
- the sctS gene encoding type III secretion system export apparatus subunit SctS, which yields MEPIVLFKQGMLLVVVLSAPPLIVAVTVGVLTSLVQALMQVQDQTLPFGIKLVAVGITLIMTGRWIGVELIQLINLTFDMISRSALS from the coding sequence ATGGAACCCATCGTGCTGTTCAAGCAGGGCATGTTGCTGGTGGTAGTGCTGTCGGCGCCCCCGTTGATCGTGGCGGTGACGGTGGGGGTGTTGACGTCGTTGGTGCAGGCGTTGATGCAGGTGCAGGACCAGACGTTGCCCTTTGGTATCAAATTGGTGGCGGTGGGCATCACGCTGATCATGACCGGCCGTTGGATCGGTGTGGAGTTGATCCAATTGATCAACCTGACCTTCGACATGATCAGCCGTTCGGCCCTGAGCTGA
- the sctU gene encoding type III secretion system export apparatus subunit SctU, with translation MSDSGEKKHPASAKKLRDQRKTGQVAQSQDVAKLLVLTAISEIALFTAETSLQRFQQLMLLPMSRLTQPFARALEEVLFEGLVVFFSFALLMVGVAIAAKLISSWMQFGLLFAPETLKLDFNRLNPISQIKQMFSAQQLMNLLMSVAKAILIALILYVVIRPSLGTLINLATSDLQSYILALIALFRHLLHACLGMLLVLALIDLVMVKHFFAKRMRMTQVEVVKEYKDMEGDPHVKGQRRALAHQMAQEEPKVKLPKLEEADMLVVNPTHFAVALYYRPGKTALPLLVSKGTDDDARKLIRRAKAADVPVIQCVWLARTLYTKKLGASIPRETLQAVALIYRTLRELDDEAKRETLELPELEQR, from the coding sequence ATGAGTGATTCAGGCGAAAAAAAACACCCGGCCTCAGCCAAAAAACTGCGTGACCAACGCAAGACAGGCCAGGTCGCCCAAAGCCAGGATGTCGCAAAGTTACTGGTGCTGACCGCCATCAGCGAGATTGCCTTGTTCACCGCCGAGACCAGCCTGCAACGCTTCCAGCAATTGATGCTCTTGCCGATGTCACGCCTGACTCAACCCTTTGCGCGAGCACTGGAAGAAGTGCTGTTCGAGGGTTTGGTGGTGTTTTTCTCATTTGCTCTGTTGATGGTCGGGGTGGCGATTGCCGCCAAGCTCATCAGCAGTTGGATGCAGTTCGGGTTGCTGTTTGCTCCGGAGACCCTGAAGCTGGATTTCAACCGCCTCAACCCGATCAGCCAAATCAAGCAAATGTTCTCAGCCCAGCAATTGATGAACCTATTGATGAGCGTTGCGAAAGCAATTCTTATCGCTTTGATTTTGTACGTGGTGATCCGACCCTCATTGGGCACGCTGATCAACCTGGCCACCAGCGATCTGCAAAGTTACATCCTGGCGTTGATTGCGCTGTTTCGTCACCTGCTGCATGCCTGCCTGGGCATGCTGCTGGTGCTGGCGCTTATCGACCTGGTGATGGTCAAGCACTTCTTTGCCAAGCGCATGCGCATGACCCAAGTGGAGGTCGTCAAAGAGTACAAGGACATGGAAGGTGACCCTCACGTAAAGGGGCAGCGACGGGCACTGGCGCATCAGATGGCTCAGGAAGAACCAAAGGTCAAGCTGCCCAAGCTGGAAGAGGCCGATATGCTGGTGGTCAACCCGACTCACTTTGCCGTGGCCCTTTACTACCGGCCCGGTAAAACGGCGCTGCCCCTGCTGGTCAGCAAGGGCACAGATGACGACGCGCGCAAATTGATCCGGCGCGCCAAGGCGGCCGATGTGCCGGTGATCCAGTGCGTCTGGCTGGCCCGCACGCTCTACACGAAAAAACTGGGAGCCAGCATACCCCGCGAAACCTTGCAGGCTGTGGCGCTGATTTACCGTACCTTGCGCGAACTCGATGATGAAGCCAAGCGCGAAACCCTGGAACTGCCGGAGCTCGAGCAGCGCTGA
- the pth gene encoding aminoacyl-tRNA hydrolase gives MTAIKLIVGLGNPGAEYEQTRHNAGALFVERIAHAQGVNLAADRKYFGLTGRFSHQGQDVRLLIPTTYMNRSGQSVAALAGFFRIKPEEILVAHDELDLPPGVAKLKLGGGHGGHNGLRDIIAQLGNQNNFYRLRLGIGHPGVASMVSNFVLGRAPRAEQEKLDASIDFALGVLPDIFAGEWNRAMKNLHSQKA, from the coding sequence GTGACTGCCATTAAACTGATCGTTGGCCTGGGAAATCCAGGCGCCGAATACGAACAGACCCGGCATAACGCGGGGGCCCTTTTTGTTGAGCGCATCGCCCACGCACAAGGTGTAAACCTTGCGGCCGATCGCAAATATTTTGGCCTGACCGGGCGCTTCTCGCATCAGGGTCAGGATGTTCGTCTGCTGATTCCCACCACCTACATGAACCGCAGCGGCCAGTCTGTCGCGGCGCTTGCGGGCTTCTTCCGGATCAAACCCGAGGAAATCCTGGTGGCCCATGACGAACTGGACCTGCCACCCGGCGTTGCCAAGCTCAAGCTCGGCGGCGGGCATGGCGGGCACAATGGCCTGCGCGACATCATCGCGCAGCTGGGTAATCAGAATAATTTCTACCGTCTGCGGCTCGGCATTGGCCACCCAGGCGTTGCCAGTATGGTTTCAAATTTCGTCCTGGGTCGTGCGCCACGCGCCGAACAGGAAAAACTCGATGCCAGCATCGATTTTGCCCTCGGCGTGCTGCCGGATATCTTCGCCGGTGAATGGAACCGCGCGATGAAAAACCTGCACAGCCAGAAGGCTTGA
- a CDS encoding 50S ribosomal protein L25/general stress protein Ctc, translated as MNDFTLNAEVRSDLGKGASRRLRRLASLVPAVVYGGEKAPESISMLAKEIAKLLENDAAYSHIIELNVGGKKQNVIIKALQRHPAKGHVLHADFIRVVAGQKLTAIVPVHFIGEEAPVKKGGVVSHTATELEVSCLPKDLPEFIEVDLSAAEIGTIIHLSDLKAPKGVEFVALAHDDDKAVANVHAPRVVAEDEEGETAAE; from the coding sequence ATGAACGATTTTACTCTGAATGCTGAAGTGCGTTCCGACCTGGGGAAAGGTGCGAGCCGCCGCCTGCGTCGTCTCGCAAGCCTGGTTCCAGCTGTAGTTTACGGTGGCGAAAAAGCCCCTGAATCCATCAGCATGTTGGCTAAAGAAATTGCCAAACTGCTCGAAAACGATGCGGCCTACAGCCACATCATCGAGCTGAACGTCGGTGGCAAAAAGCAGAACGTCATCATCAAGGCTCTGCAACGCCACCCAGCCAAAGGCCACGTGCTGCACGCTGACTTCATCCGCGTTGTAGCCGGTCAAAAGCTGACCGCTATCGTGCCTGTGCACTTCATCGGTGAAGAAGCTCCAGTCAAGAAAGGCGGCGTTGTTTCCCACACCGCCACCGAGCTGGAAGTAAGCTGCCTGCCGAAAGACCTGCCTGAGTTCATCGAAGTCGACCTGTCGGCTGCTGAAATCGGCACCATCATCCACCTGTCCGACCTCAAAGCCCCTAAAGGCGTTGAGTTCGTAGCACTGGCTCACGACGACGACAAGGCTGTTGCCAACGTCCACGCGCCACGTGTAGTAGCAGAAGATGAAGAAGGCGAAACCGCTGCAGAGTAA
- the ychF gene encoding redox-regulated ATPase YchF translates to MGFNCGIVGLPNVGKSTLFNALTKSGIAAENFPFCTIEPNSGIVAMPDPRLAALAAIVNPKRILPTTMEFVDIAGLVAGASKGEGLGNKFLANIRETDAIAHVVRCFEDENVIHVSNSVDPKRDIEIIDLELIFADLDSCEKQLQKVARNAKGGDKDAVVQKGLLEQLIAHFTEGKPARSLMKNMSTDEKAVIKGFHLLTTKPVMYIANVAEDGFENNPLLDVVKAIADEEGAIVVPVCNKIEAEIAELDDGEEKDMFLEALGLEEPGLNRVIRAGYEMLHLQTYFTAGVEEVRAWTVKVGATAPQAAGVIHTDFEKGFIRAEVIAYNDFIQYKGEAGTKEAGKWRLEGKEYIVKDGDVMHFRFNV, encoded by the coding sequence ATGGGATTCAATTGCGGCATCGTCGGCCTGCCCAACGTCGGCAAATCCACCCTGTTCAACGCCCTGACCAAGTCCGGTATTGCAGCGGAGAACTTCCCCTTCTGCACCATCGAGCCCAACAGCGGCATCGTGGCTATGCCGGACCCGCGCCTGGCGGCATTGGCGGCCATCGTCAATCCCAAGCGCATCCTGCCGACCACCATGGAATTCGTCGACATCGCCGGCCTGGTAGCCGGTGCGTCGAAAGGTGAAGGCCTGGGTAACAAGTTCCTGGCCAACATCCGCGAAACCGATGCGATCGCCCACGTGGTCCGCTGCTTCGAAGACGAGAACGTGATTCACGTCTCCAACAGCGTTGACCCGAAGCGTGACATCGAGATCATCGACCTGGAACTGATCTTCGCCGACCTCGACAGCTGCGAAAAGCAACTGCAAAAAGTCGCGCGTAACGCCAAGGGCGGCGACAAGGACGCAGTGGTCCAGAAAGGCCTGCTGGAGCAGTTGATTGCTCACTTCACCGAAGGCAAGCCTGCGCGCAGCCTGATGAAGAACATGAGCACCGACGAAAAAGCGGTGATCAAGGGCTTCCATTTGCTGACGACCAAGCCTGTGATGTACATCGCCAACGTTGCTGAAGACGGCTTCGAGAACAACCCGCTGCTGGACGTGGTCAAGGCCATTGCCGACGAAGAAGGCGCGATCGTGGTTCCGGTGTGCAACAAGATCGAAGCAGAAATCGCCGAGCTGGATGACGGCGAAGAAAAAGACATGTTCCTCGAGGCCCTGGGCCTGGAAGAGCCTGGCTTGAACCGTGTGATCCGCGCTGGCTACGAAATGCTGCACCTGCAGACTTACTTCACCGCCGGTGTCGAAGAAGTCCGCGCCTGGACCGTCAAAGTCGGCGCCACCGCGCCACAGGCTGCCGGCGTGATCCACACCGACTTCGAGAAGGGCTTCATCCGCGCCGAAGTGATCGCCTACAACGACTTCATCCAGTACAAGGGCGAAGCCGGTACCAAGGAAGCCGGTAAGTGGCGCTTGGAAGGTAAGGAATACATCGTTAAAGATGGCGATGTGATGCACTTCCGCTTCAACGTGTAA
- a CDS encoding sigma 54-interacting transcriptional regulator → MSTISQNRLITDITFPDCPSIQTTINNTATLDIDILLLGETGTGKDTLAQHIHYLSHRKGNFIAVNCAAIPESLAESQLFGVNSGAYTGAVQSRAGVIEAAHLGTLYLDEIDSMPLALQAKLLRALESRGVERLGSTRFIPVDMRVIASAQQSLHEMVEQGRFRRDLYFRLNVVNISLPPLRHRRERIIPLFLNMTRQEAAYYHCTTPCPSSELLQQLLCHSWQGNVRELRSTAKRFVLGLTPLAAAEVGIPRIKSSLKERMQQIEKVLIEESLHRNAHCVDGAAKELGVAKRTLYYRMKQLDILLS, encoded by the coding sequence ATGTCGACGATTAGCCAGAACAGGCTCATAACAGATATAACCTTTCCTGATTGCCCGAGCATCCAAACAACTATAAACAATACCGCCACTCTTGATATAGATATTCTCTTGCTGGGAGAAACAGGTACCGGTAAAGATACACTGGCACAACACATCCACTACCTCTCCCACCGCAAGGGAAACTTCATTGCGGTTAACTGTGCCGCCATCCCGGAAAGCTTGGCCGAAAGCCAACTGTTCGGCGTCAATAGCGGCGCGTACACCGGTGCAGTACAGTCACGAGCAGGCGTCATCGAGGCCGCACACCTGGGCACCTTGTACTTGGACGAGATCGATAGCATGCCACTCGCATTGCAAGCCAAGCTGTTACGGGCGCTGGAGTCGCGGGGTGTTGAACGCTTGGGCTCAACCCGGTTCATACCGGTGGACATGCGTGTCATCGCGTCCGCCCAACAATCACTGCATGAGATGGTCGAGCAAGGTAGGTTCAGACGGGACCTGTATTTCCGCCTTAATGTTGTCAACATTAGTCTTCCCCCACTGCGTCATCGGCGCGAACGCATCATCCCTTTATTTCTGAACATGACTCGGCAGGAAGCCGCCTACTATCACTGCACTACTCCCTGCCCCTCCAGCGAACTACTCCAGCAACTGCTATGCCATTCATGGCAGGGCAATGTGCGCGAACTACGCTCTACGGCTAAACGCTTTGTATTGGGCTTGACGCCCCTGGCTGCGGCTGAGGTGGGCATTCCGCGAATCAAGTCGAGTCTTAAAGAGCGAATGCAACAAATCGAAAAAGTACTGATCGAGGAATCTCTACACCGCAACGCTCACTGTGTGGATGGCGCAGCGAAGGAATTGGGAGTGGCCAAGCGGACGCTATATTACCGAATGAAACAACTGGACATATTATTGAGTTAA
- the sctJ gene encoding type III secretion system inner membrane ring lipoprotein SctJ codes for MNHFLPVVLLVFLTFVLNGCGDRVELHSKLTEQEANEVIAELADKNIRAQKVAAKDGVVVAVDARDIGRAVRTLEAAGLPRLARTTLGDTFRKEGVISTPLEERARYIYALSQELESTLSNVDGVIVARVHVVLPERIAPGEPVQPASASVFIKHDARLDPDHIRARVRRLVASSLPGMTSAVDNPQKLTVIFVPATAYQEQQHMAYFGPFLVPESDIGFWQVSVTSLLIGLVLAASTLLFLRHKRQQAFLAPLPVDHSAS; via the coding sequence ATGAATCATTTTCTGCCCGTAGTGTTGCTCGTGTTCCTGACATTTGTGCTGAACGGTTGCGGCGACCGTGTCGAACTCCACAGCAAACTGACCGAACAAGAAGCAAATGAAGTCATTGCAGAACTTGCAGACAAAAATATTCGCGCCCAAAAAGTCGCAGCCAAAGATGGCGTTGTCGTTGCTGTCGATGCGCGAGACATTGGGCGCGCAGTACGCACGCTCGAAGCGGCAGGCCTACCCAGATTGGCGCGAACCACGCTAGGCGATACGTTTCGCAAGGAAGGCGTTATTTCAACGCCCCTTGAAGAGCGTGCTCGCTACATCTATGCCCTATCACAAGAGCTTGAATCCACCTTATCCAACGTTGACGGTGTCATTGTCGCTCGAGTGCATGTGGTACTCCCCGAACGCATAGCCCCAGGCGAACCGGTCCAGCCCGCCTCGGCTTCAGTCTTTATAAAGCACGACGCACGTCTCGACCCCGACCACATCCGGGCACGTGTTCGCAGACTCGTGGCGAGCAGCCTCCCCGGTATGACTTCAGCCGTGGACAATCCGCAAAAGCTCACCGTGATATTCGTGCCAGCGACGGCGTATCAGGAACAGCAACATATGGCTTACTTCGGTCCGTTTCTCGTCCCCGAGAGTGACATCGGATTCTGGCAAGTCAGCGTGACGTCCTTGCTGATCGGCTTAGTGCTAGCGGCTTCTACCCTATTGTTCTTACGCCATAAGCGACAGCAAGCATTCTTGGCGCCACTGCCAGTTGACCATTCAGCCTCATGA
- the hrpT gene encoding HrpT family type III secretion system protein, with protein MKLRLLCITLIGAAVLITGCTPTCKGDSCSRPQSTKDKMVIWWPPQMRVEPGPAGERADYQTVSLER; from the coding sequence ATGAAACTTAGACTTTTGTGCATAACCCTGATCGGCGCAGCGGTGCTCATCACCGGCTGTACGCCCACCTGCAAAGGTGATTCGTGCTCACGCCCGCAATCGACCAAGGACAAGATGGTGATCTGGTGGCCGCCGCAGATGCGCGTCGAACCTGGCCCCGCCGGTGAGCGGGCGGATTACCAGACTGTGTCACTGGAACGATGA
- the sctC gene encoding type III secretion system outer membrane ring subunit SctC, with protein sequence MPWLLSPMETTLAAIPPEWKNTAYAYEAEHKPLREVLEDFAQTFGTQLQIEGLLEGDVNGKIRANTPQSMLDRLGVEHRFQWYLYNNTLFISTLDQQESARLEVSSETIADLKQALTDIGLLDSRFGWGELPEDGVVLVSGPKRYIDQIKQFSSQRRSPDEKQSVLSYPLKFASAADRHVDYRGEKLTVPGVATILRGLLEPRSAPALTGLSQRPTSQPAPLPPNIPRLGNPLLGQMLGANGNSGQFDAAPALTPRAPVSNSRIRVEADLRNNAVLIYDLPERQAMYRELITQLDVARKLIEIDAIILDIERTQLREFGVNWGFQNSRFRGGVNMAPGTSSQLSIENRDRFYADIRALEAKGLATMVSNPSVLTLENQPAVIDFNRTQYLTPGSEYATILPVTVGTSFQVVPRVTTSRGVHQIHLAVDIEDGNFDETNPDPNHLDVRRGKVSTQAVMEEKRSLVVGGFHVTESSDRQKKIPLLGDIPLLGKALFSSTERQNNRRERLFILTPRVIGDQDDPSRYLPQADQAELQAALTPLARRYSPHEPVIKRSDIIGTLARLVSGEVPKAFKPAPMPLGLNTLCSTRDLLALNTERSQWYAGPEYNVAVVVLRNQFKRNVRIDEKECSNSQTLAVTVWPRAWLKPGEEAEVFIAMRPVLKDEHISVPRPSLITSDKKATP encoded by the coding sequence ATGCCTTGGTTGCTTAGCCCAATGGAGACCACACTTGCTGCCATTCCACCCGAATGGAAAAACACCGCCTACGCCTATGAGGCCGAACACAAACCTCTACGGGAAGTGCTCGAAGACTTCGCCCAGACCTTCGGCACGCAATTGCAAATCGAGGGCCTGCTGGAAGGCGACGTCAACGGCAAGATCCGCGCGAATACCCCGCAATCCATGCTGGACAGGCTGGGCGTCGAGCACCGTTTTCAGTGGTACCTCTACAACAACACCCTCTTCATCAGCACACTGGACCAGCAGGAGTCCGCGCGCCTGGAAGTTTCCTCGGAAACGATTGCCGACCTCAAGCAGGCGCTGACCGATATCGGATTGCTCGACAGCCGTTTCGGTTGGGGCGAGTTGCCCGAAGACGGCGTGGTACTCGTCTCCGGCCCCAAGCGCTATATCGATCAGATCAAGCAGTTCAGCAGTCAGCGCCGCTCGCCGGATGAGAAGCAGAGCGTGCTGAGTTACCCGCTGAAGTTCGCCAGCGCGGCGGACCGTCATGTGGATTATCGCGGAGAGAAGCTCACCGTACCTGGCGTCGCCACTATTCTGCGGGGGCTGCTGGAACCACGTTCTGCTCCTGCGCTCACTGGACTGAGCCAGCGCCCGACGTCCCAGCCTGCCCCGCTCCCCCCCAACATCCCTCGGCTGGGTAACCCATTGCTAGGCCAAATGCTCGGTGCAAATGGCAATAGCGGTCAGTTCGACGCAGCCCCCGCATTGACCCCGCGCGCGCCCGTCTCCAACAGCCGGATACGCGTCGAAGCCGATCTGCGCAACAACGCGGTGCTGATCTACGACTTGCCGGAACGCCAGGCCATGTACCGTGAGTTGATCACGCAACTTGACGTCGCGCGCAAGCTGATCGAAATCGATGCGATCATTCTGGATATCGAGCGCACGCAATTGCGCGAATTCGGGGTGAACTGGGGCTTCCAGAACAGTCGTTTCCGGGGTGGCGTGAACATGGCACCCGGCACCTCGTCGCAGTTATCGATCGAGAACCGTGATCGTTTCTACGCAGATATCCGCGCGCTGGAAGCCAAAGGGCTGGCAACCATGGTCTCAAACCCCTCGGTGCTCACCCTGGAAAACCAACCCGCGGTGATTGACTTCAACCGCACCCAATACCTGACCCCCGGCAGCGAATACGCAACTATCTTACCGGTCACCGTGGGCACCAGCTTTCAAGTCGTACCCAGGGTCACCACCAGCCGCGGCGTTCACCAGATCCATTTGGCAGTGGATATTGAGGATGGCAATTTCGACGAGACCAACCCCGACCCCAATCACTTGGACGTGCGCCGGGGCAAGGTCAGTACCCAGGCCGTCATGGAGGAAAAGCGCTCGCTGGTGGTCGGCGGTTTCCACGTCACTGAAAGTTCTGACAGGCAAAAAAAGATCCCCCTGCTGGGGGATATTCCACTGTTGGGCAAGGCGCTGTTTTCATCGACCGAACGCCAGAATAATCGGCGTGAGCGCTTGTTTATCCTCACACCACGCGTTATCGGCGACCAGGACGACCCGTCCCGCTACTTGCCGCAAGCCGACCAGGCCGAGCTACAAGCCGCTCTCACACCACTGGCCAGGCGCTACTCCCCCCATGAGCCGGTGATCAAGCGCAGTGACATCATCGGCACCCTGGCACGCCTCGTCAGCGGGGAAGTGCCCAAGGCGTTCAAACCCGCGCCGATGCCTCTGGGGCTGAACACCTTGTGCAGCACCCGAGACTTGCTGGCATTGAATACCGAACGCAGCCAGTGGTACGCCGGCCCGGAATACAACGTGGCGGTCGTGGTGTTGCGCAACCAGTTCAAGCGCAATGTGCGTATCGATGAAAAGGAATGCAGCAACTCGCAGACCCTCGCGGTCACCGTATGGCCACGTGCCTGGCTCAAGCCAGGTGAAGAAGCCGAGGTATTTATCGCCATGCGCCCCGTGTTGAAGGATGAACATATCAGTGTGCCCCGTCCGTCCTTGATCACTTCCGATAAAAAGGCTACGCCATGA
- the sctT gene encoding type III secretion system export apparatus subunit SctT, translating into MLLYLEFLPSLVIGMARIYPCGILVAAFCFQHIRGMPRHTIVMVMALLPAPGIHAALAGQDHSAIMLSALVFKELALGFLLGVLLAMPFWMFESVGALLDNQRGALAGGQLNPSLGPDATPIGHLFKQLAVFLLMASLGLGTLTQVIWDSYLIWPPTAWFPLPAVNGMGVFVGLLGDTFTHMMLYAAPFIAVLLLLEFGIALLGVYSQQLQVSTLAPPVKCLAGIGILLLYFALLQDLIVGRMSLLGDLKHSLGLLIKVAIP; encoded by the coding sequence GTGCTGCTCTATCTCGAATTTCTGCCCAGCCTGGTGATTGGCATGGCGCGTATCTACCCCTGCGGCATCCTGGTAGCGGCGTTTTGCTTTCAACATATACGCGGCATGCCACGGCACACCATTGTGATGGTCATGGCACTGCTGCCCGCGCCGGGTATCCATGCGGCATTGGCAGGCCAGGACCACTCCGCAATCATGCTCAGTGCTTTGGTGTTCAAGGAGCTGGCCTTGGGGTTTTTACTGGGGGTGTTGCTGGCAATGCCCTTCTGGATGTTCGAGTCGGTGGGGGCGCTGCTGGATAACCAGCGCGGAGCCTTGGCGGGGGGCCAGCTCAACCCTTCGCTGGGGCCGGATGCGACACCGATTGGGCACCTGTTCAAGCAACTGGCGGTGTTTCTGCTGATGGCGAGCCTCGGGTTGGGTACCTTGACCCAGGTGATCTGGGACAGTTACCTGATCTGGCCTCCCACCGCGTGGTTTCCGCTACCGGCGGTGAACGGCATGGGCGTATTCGTCGGCCTGCTGGGCGATACCTTCACGCATATGATGCTCTACGCCGCGCCATTTATTGCGGTGTTGCTGTTACTGGAATTCGGCATCGCGCTGCTGGGGGTCTACAGCCAACAGTTACAAGTGAGCACGCTTGCGCCACCGGTCAAATGCCTGGCAGGTATCGGTATTTTGTTGCTGTACTTTGCACTGCTGCAGGACCTGATCGTCGGGCGCATGAGCCTGCTGGGCGACTTGAAACACTCACTCGGTCTCTTGATAAAGGTCGCGATCCCATGA
- a CDS encoding type III secretion protein yields the protein MNSLLIKWFNSGEKQISLSEDDFEIVLQRHACTLHLSVQLTRQAPDNSQLQTWIRLGGASLNRFHGALAQAPTNGALWLIQCLHADQGEQTLIDSLEALLNQRDTWRAVAARLSRPRKSVTPTLLRSMTH from the coding sequence TTGAACAGTTTACTTATTAAATGGTTTAACAGCGGCGAAAAACAAATTAGCTTGTCCGAAGACGATTTTGAAATAGTCTTGCAACGTCATGCTTGCACTTTGCACTTAAGTGTCCAACTGACCCGCCAAGCACCCGATAACTCGCAACTGCAAACATGGATACGGCTGGGAGGCGCGAGCCTGAATCGCTTCCACGGCGCGCTCGCTCAAGCACCCACCAATGGTGCGCTCTGGCTAATCCAGTGTCTGCACGCAGATCAAGGCGAACAAACCCTGATCGATTCTCTCGAAGCCCTGCTCAACCAACGCGACACCTGGCGAGCTGTTGCCGCACGCCTTTCCCGCCCCCGCAAGAGCGTGACTCCCACCTTGCTACGATCAATGACGCACTAA